The window TGATTTTTCAGCTGTAATACTTACTAGAAAGACTTGAGTCAGGTGTCTCAGGGAGACCCTGGAGTATTAATCACTCAAGACATTAAGCATAGCACTTCTTCCCCTTTCCCATAATAGACACCTATAAGATGCTAGAGGATATTTTAAACCCATTTAAATGATTAACATACTGTAAATTCATTTGAAACAATctaaatgttatttacatgttcCTCCATTTATACTTCaagaacatgaccatgtcaaTTACTATTTACAGGTTATTTCCCTAATTCACTCCAACATGTAAATACCTTGTAAATCTTAGTTTACGGAACCTTAACgtgtaaattgtaatttacaaaacatgtaaatCCAAATTTACACTTTGGAAACTGGATTTACATGTGCCtgtaaattttcaagttttccagtgaAGAATGATTCATTTGTTGTAGCTTAATTAAGCAATCAATGACAATAAGCTTGAAACTAGAAACTGGATGAGAAGGAAGTCCAAAACAAATGGTCATCTCATCCCTAATGCTTGCATCAAacactttttcctttttaatcttCTCCATGGCACTGTTTACTATCTCTCATAAAGTACTTGTCCTTAAGGCCCATTTTCATCCTTGATGCAatgcggacgactactatccatccgggtattttcctcggacgggcactatgggctgatagtgtctctccgcggacgaacactatcgcgtcacgtgatcaatttaaaccaataagaattggagaaaatttagtggtgaactataatgttAAATAATGCACTCCGATTGGCTATCTATTTTTATCAGCTTGCATTTTCGACGGGAAAACTTATCTGACATTCAAAGCATTTTGCGCGATGTGGAGGCTGGTTTCTCAACCGCATTGTCTTAATGTTTCTACAAATTGGTATTAGCTATTCATGGAAGTGGATGAATCCCATTACCAACGATGAATCTTAGCAAAGAAATGTTTACAGGTCGTTGATCAATCCAGAAGAACATGAAAACTCTGAAGCCTCTGAGATAGGTGATAAATCCACGTGCAAAACGTTCACTCATATTCGAATTCACGGGCGGAATATTTGCCTCTGCTGTTATTTGTCGAATGGAATAATCATTTTCATTCTCACTTTATCGTGTATCTTTTAGGACGTAGCTGCTGCATAAGTGCGCTGTTCATTTAATGGTGCGCGTGCGCACAGAATTAGGGGAGGTTTGTGTTCGTGCAAGGCGGCTAACCAAAACTGCACATTGAATTGCCTTTGCAATAAAGCGAAATGGAAAAACAACATAACGTAAAAATTTTAGTCTCTTATATGAAGAGTGTTTTGGCTTATTGTATCTTTGTATTACAGGTTAGTGAGGCGGCAGAGGCTGAACAAGTAAATACGCCGGTGGATCCTGATGGAGAAGTGCAATTATTCAACAAGCAGACCTCAACGACATGAATAGAGACTTTATTATTATTCGTTCACAAATATACTGTAGTCTGCATAGAACTCTTGAATATGTCATCCACGATAACTTTGCTGACGGCATTAGAAATTTGTAACTTCGAACATTTGTCtttaatgttctgtttttcGTGAATTTTGCACACGAATGCGACAGACCTTTCAAACTCTTGACCTAAACCTCCACGAAGTGCTTTCCCTCCATCTGTGCAATAGGCTTGCAAATAGACCTTTAAACCTGGAATGCAGGCAGTCATTTTTTGGAAAAACGTTATATACAACGTCTTATCCTTCGGCATACACAACATGATGGGCCCTAAAAGAACCGGGCATATGGGGGGACTGGAATTCTTTGTATAAAGCGATTTGTTTCGGTATGATGTTACAAGAACGAAAAACGGGCCCAGCTGACACGACATTTCGACCGtccttcggtcattatcaagtgagtggtgaaataaaatagtaaaaatatatatatgtacgtAGGAAGTGTAAaaaattttcatgaaatttgCAGGTGTAAACGGACAATAAAAATGTACAAAGAGAACAACTAattaaaaaactaattaaaaacCTTAGCACGAATTGAGTCAGATTGTACATTGAGAGTAGGTCTCAGTTCGTGAATAAAAAACATCTCATAgacgaggcagtcaaatttgttcgtgcacTTCATTAAGACACTAAAGTTCTTTGTAAGATCCTTAGGAGCCAAAGAATGTTTGTCGAGAAAATGCTTGCCAATTGACGAAGAAGAATTTTTGTGTTCTTCAACACGTTGGTGTAGATGACGGCGTGTGAaaccaacataacctgcatcgcacaggtcacattgaaatttataaacAAGGCACTGTTGGTTCACAATCGGTGGCTTAGCTTCTCGCAATTTGAGGTCTCGTTCAATCTTCTGGCTACCAAATACAGGTTGTACGGTCGTCTGAATCTTGTGACTTAAATCTTTAAGTTGGGTGCGAACCATATCAGCTGATGCCTGATCTTTAAACGGTAGGACAACACGAATGGGGTCCAATCGATCGCTGACAGCAGGTGAAGAAACAGGTTGATCAGATGCTCTGATGGCAACAAACCGTGAAATGGTAGAGTTAACAAGATTGTCAGGATATTTTAGTCGAGAAAACACTAATTTCAGTCGATCGCATTCTTCAGAGAAATATTGCCAATTGGATGAAAGTCGATATGCACGATCAAGCATAGTTTTTAATAATCCACGTTTGTATCGGTCATCCACATGGCTCTTATAATGTAGAAGGAGGCCTGTATTTGTCGGTTTAACGTACACCTTAGTCTCAACACGTGTGTGTTTATTGAGCAGCTGTGTGCCCAAAAAAGGAAGCATGCTATTACTCTCCGTCCCCATGGTGAACTCAATAGAGGAATGGCACTGGTTTAAAATGTCAAGGAAATTGTCTGCTGATGTTTTGCTTGGCATAATGGTCAAAGTGTTGTCGACAAATCTCTTGTAATACGTGTGCATCTTGCCTTCACGCTCCAGGGTTTCTTCAATGCTGCACATAAAAGCGTTGCCTAACAGAGGACCAAGGGGGAAGCCCATAGCAACACCGTAGTATCTGTTAATGACTCTACGCACACTCTGATATCttacttttttacttcaagATTCAGTAAAAGGAAAAGTGGTACACCTACATAAGATTACAAAGAAAGATAGAAATAAAAAACCAAGGCAAACGAACTTAGATAAATACGACACTTACAAGATCTGTGCGGCTCTCCAGATACAAAAACGAATTTGCATACAACATGACCAAGTTATATAGAAAGACCAGACAATACCAGCGAAACTAACACAAAAAACAATACGAGCCTTACAGGGGTGTTAACGAGGTAGACAAAAAACATTAATTATGGACTAAGAAAACTATGAAGGGAGAAAACAATTAAAGCTAATTACACAGAAAGTAATTCGTGGCTATAGCATCTTCAGGCATTCTGTGTGCCTCCTGTAACGCTCTTTGCAGTAGGTATAATGGAAAAATCTGGCCAAGATAGGAAGTGGGTCCCAGCTACCCTGATTACCTAAGCCATGAACAGgttaaaattcaattttctgGTGAGGTTGGTTGATGTCTGCTCTCCTTCCTGAAGGCTGCAGGTAACTGCTTTGGTTTGCATTCacaaggaatatttttttcaggAATACAgataaatttttccttttcctttccatGCTGCTGCAACATTCCGGATATAAAGTTTGCTTGCTTAACTGTTCATAAGTCGATTAGTGGTTCTCTTGCTTTTGCACGTTTGAGGAGTGAAGTTCTTGTAATGTTACTCGGCGCACTTATAGTCCGGCATTTTCTAGCGGTTGGCATCTTGTACAGTTCTTgcgaattttctggaaaacaaaagtagatctgaacaaaaaaaatatatcacgtTTATTAACTCATCATGGGGTATCTCTGGGCGAAAGATGAGGGAAAGTAATTTTTCAAGCACATTTTCGTCATTCCACACTGTCCTCGGGGACATTCTCTCTTAAGTTTCCAATACCATACCATAAAAAAAGTGTTTGAGTAAATGCACGGATTCTAAAGTCAATTATTGTAAAGGAAGAGCAGTAATTATTGGTTTGTGGCTCATGGTTTTTTAATTGCCGTTTGAATGGTATATGATTATTATCAGGTTGAAGCAAAAATGGCCTCTGTGTTTCCAACTGACACTGCAATTGAACAAGGCACAAAAATGGTAGTACTGGATCTTGAACCAGTGgtaaaagataaaaaatcaAACAGATCTTCAACTGCATGAATGAATAGAGCATCTGCATTCCATTTTTCACTTGTGCGTCATGAGTAACAGGAGGTTTCAGTAA of the Montipora capricornis isolate CH-2021 chromosome 7, ASM3666992v2, whole genome shotgun sequence genome contains:
- the LOC138058079 gene encoding uncharacterized protein; this translates as MGFPLGPLLGNAFMCSIEETLEREGKMHTYYKRFVDNTLTIMPSKTSADNFLDILNQCHSSIEFTMGTESNSMLPFLGTQLLNKHTRVETKVYVKPTNTGLLLHYKSHVDDRYKRGLLKTMLDRAYRLSSNWQYFSEECDRLKLVFSRLKYPDNLVNSTISRFVAIRASDQPVSSPAVSDRLDPIRVVLPFKDQASADMVRTQLKDLSHKIQTTVQPVFGSQKIERDLKLREAKPPIVNQQCLVYKFQCDLCDAGYVGFTRRHLHQRVEEHKNSSSSIGKHFLDKHSLAPKDLTKNFSVLMKCTNKFDCLVYEMFFIHELRPTLNVQSDSIRAKVFN